A window of Paenibacillus sp. 19GGS1-52 contains these coding sequences:
- a CDS encoding DUF4349 domain-containing protein, producing MFIYSCNCFSGLWFGGSDHNSAANTASNSKTDSGEAKAVSNSADAAVDQNYTESSESLASTAAAPASKGAAVESGGDQNAVITHSTAENAADGTAGFTGNDVVAGLNMKLIYHANLNMEVENYAKAQTEVRNMVSLANGYIIEFTETSAEYEQGGTFILKVPASGFSSFLSNLDKVEHEKLERSIKGQDVSEEYVDLGSRLKAKQLMEIQYTEFMKKATKSSDLVSFANELGAIQEQIEQIKGRMRYIDQNVSFSTVELRLYQTDKAVVVKEETDQGPLMDRASSALNGSLHAISVTFQWIVVILAGALPLLIVVGIVLAIAYWFRKNTLRQRNEETERIRRTSRQDVKESTEEEANKEE from the coding sequence ATGTTTATTTATTCTTGCAATTGCTTTAGCGGGTTGTGGTTCGGGGGCAGCGATCATAATTCAGCAGCTAACACGGCCAGCAACAGTAAGACTGATTCAGGTGAAGCTAAAGCCGTGTCTAATTCGGCAGACGCTGCTGTTGATCAGAATTACACGGAATCGTCGGAGAGTTTAGCATCAACGGCTGCTGCGCCAGCTTCAAAGGGGGCGGCTGTAGAATCTGGTGGGGACCAGAACGCTGTCATTACGCACTCGACGGCTGAGAATGCAGCGGACGGAACGGCTGGATTTACCGGAAATGATGTTGTAGCCGGACTAAATATGAAGCTGATCTACCACGCCAATCTCAACATGGAGGTAGAGAATTACGCTAAAGCGCAAACTGAAGTCCGCAATATGGTCAGTTTGGCAAATGGCTATATTATCGAATTCACAGAAACTAGTGCTGAATATGAACAGGGTGGCACATTTATTCTGAAAGTACCGGCTTCTGGCTTCTCCTCTTTTCTGAGCAATCTGGATAAGGTTGAACATGAGAAGCTGGAGCGCAGCATTAAAGGACAGGATGTCTCCGAGGAATACGTCGATCTGGGATCACGGCTGAAAGCCAAGCAATTAATGGAAATCCAATATACCGAGTTTATGAAAAAAGCGACAAAATCAAGTGATCTGGTCTCCTTTGCGAATGAGCTGGGTGCCATTCAAGAGCAAATCGAGCAAATTAAGGGCAGAATGCGTTACATTGACCAGAATGTTTCATTCTCCACGGTAGAGCTGCGTCTGTATCAGACCGATAAGGCCGTTGTAGTTAAGGAAGAAACAGATCAAGGGCCGCTGATGGATCGGGCTTCCTCTGCTTTGAATGGTAGTCTACATGCGATATCTGTTACCTTTCAGTGGATCGTTGTCATCTTAGCAGGAGCTCTTCCCCTCCTAATTGTTGTAGGTATTGTTCTGGCGATTGCCTACTGGTTCCGTAAGAATACATTACGTCAACGTAATGAGGAGACTGAGCGGATTCGGCGGACTAGTCGGCAAGATGTGAAGGAAAGCACCGAAGAGGAAGCGAATAAAGAGGAATAG